In Tripterygium wilfordii isolate XIE 37 chromosome 15, ASM1340144v1, whole genome shotgun sequence, one DNA window encodes the following:
- the LOC120016699 gene encoding uncharacterized protein LOC120016699: protein MVRLVIDWISLSPSPAGPPLTSTSLVPHRSTTSNQSSTAAPAVRPASTAPAAKHVICLIVCGLSILYTRGTIFLKTVDASDVVKDAKALFLLFDEVVEWVGHTNIVHMVTDNGSNYVAAGKMISDKYTNIEWSPCACHCLNLILKDFDKMAFVSQLASRASKITVFIYNHIYLLSWLRKRVGWKEIIRPAATRFATTFIALDSLHEHLHDLQALVTSKDFVDSRYAKDKKAKVVVATILDNKFWNDVFVVVQIVNPIIRLLRIADSDERPAIGYIYDGINRAEICIQKMFRMKTRLHKPYTDIIRERWDCQLRKNVHAAAYWLNPAFQYDSDNFCSNPEVMRGLLDVIENNFPENMQSKMNGGGLLVIVLQTCKSLLFEFLDNFIFGV from the exons ATGGTTCGTTTGGTGATTGATTGgattag TCTCTCTCCATCACCAGCAGGTCCACCGTTGACGTCCACCTCCTTGGTTCCACACCGGAGCACCACCAGCAACCAGTCGAGCACCGCCGCACCAGCAGTCAGGCCAGCGAGCACAGCACCAGCAGCCAAACACGTGATTTGTTTAATCGTTTGCGGTCTGTCTATACTCTATACCAGAG GAACAATTTTTCTAAAAACTGTTGATGCTTCTGATGTTGTTAAAGATGCCAAAGCTCtgtttttgttatttgatgAAGTTGTTGAATGGGTTGGGCATACAAATATTGTTCATATGGTTACAGACAATGGATCCAATTATGTTGCAGCTGGGAAGATGATTAGTGATAAATATACCAATATTGAGTGGTCTCCTTGTGCATGCCAttgtttaaatttgattttgaaagaTTTTGATAAAATGGCGTTTGTGAGTCAACTTGCATCTCGTGCATCGAAGATAACTGTGTTTATATAcaatcatatatatttgttaTCTTGGTTGAGGAAAAGAGTGGGTTGGAAAGAGATTATTCGTCCAGCTGCGACTCGCTTTGCTACTACCTTTATAGCATTGGATAGTCTCCATGAGCATCTGCATGATCTACAAGCATTAGTGACTAGCAAGGATTTTGTTGATTCTAGATATGCAAAAGATAAGAAAGCAAAAGTTGTTGTTGCCACCATTCTTGATAATAAGTTTTGGAATGATGTTTTTGTTGTGGTGCAAATTGTTAATCCTATTATACGCTTGTTGCGTATTGCTGATTCTGATGAAAGGCCTGCTATTGGGTATATCTATGATGGGATTAATAGAGCAGAAATATGCATTCAGAAGATGTTTAGGATGAAAACAAGATTGCATAAGCCTTATACAGATATTATCAGGGAACGTTGGGATTGTCAGTTGAGAAAAAATGTTCATGCTGCTGCTTACTGGTTGAATCCAGCTTTCCAATATGATAGTGACAACTTTTGTAGTAATCCTGAGGTTATGCGAGGTCTTCTTGATGTTATAGAGAACAATTTTCCAGAGAATATGCAGTCAAAG ATGAATGGTGGAGGACTTTTGGTCATAGTGCTCCAAACCTGCAAAAGCTTGCTATTCGAATTCTTGGACAACTTCATCTTCGGGGTGTGA
- the LOC120016700 gene encoding WUSCHEL-related homeobox 1-like, whose translation MWTMGYNDNAHEFITPDSYGRKFRPLIPRPVMPSTNNNSPTHINGTDFNFAHNHHLATMGDQSKRLEFNAQQVVVSSRWNPTPEQLRTLEDLYRRGTRTPSADQIQHITAELRRYGKIEGKNVFYWFQNHKARERQKRRRQTESSPGEQAQRDIEALETRYSGGNRTNHEVEQIKNWTPSTDCSTLPEQSISIQRAAKATTTIAESCIAVDRHGVWIPFDGEDQLQQQRRNFINMERNATWQMMQLSCSTNHLIEASSTANPTPPPASANTAVSAVIAPAILSRMDRKYSLFKSHDKSNIFKADYDLNSRRTACDEEDHENGFGESQTLELFPLQSSNNRDSMTSKEKESTHEELTMNANLTSYQFFEFLPLKN comes from the exons ATGTGGACGATGGGTTACAACGACAATGCTCATGAGTTCATTACACCAGATTCTTATGGGAGAAAATTTAGGCCACTTATTCCAAGGCCAGTCATGCCCTCTACAAACAACAACTCCCCTACCCATATCAACGGCACAGATTTTAATTTTGCACACAATCATCATCTGG CAACAATGGGTGATCAAAGCAAGAGACTAGAGTTCAATGCACAACAAGTTGTTGTGAGCTCAAGATGGAATCCAACACCAGAGCAGTTGAGAACTCTTGAGGATTTGTATCGGCGAGGGACTCGAACTCCATCTGCGGACCAAATCCAACACATCACTGCAGAGCTTAGGAGGTATGGGAAAATTGAAGGGAAGAATGTGTTCTATTGGTTTCAGAATCACAAAGCCAGAGAGAGACAGAAGCGACGCCGTCAAACAGAATCTAGTCCTGGAGAACAAGCACAACGTGACATTGAAGCCTTGGAAACCAGATATTCTG GGGGAAATAGGACAAATCATGAAGTTGAACAGATCAAGAACTGGACACCTTCTACAGACTGCAGTACACTACCAGAG CAGTCCATTTCAATACAAAGGGCAGCAAAAGCAACGACAACAATAGCAGAATCATGTATAGCTGTAGATCGCCATGGTGTTTGGATCCCATTTGACGGTGAGGATCAATTACAGCAGCAGAGGAGGAACTTCATTAATATGGAGAGGAATGCCACGTGGCAGATGATGCAGTTGTCTTGTAGTACTAATCACCTCATAGAGGCTAGTAGCACTGCCAACCCTACTCCTCCTCCTGCTAGTGCTAACACTGCCGTGTCAGCGGTAATAGCTCCAGCAATATTAAGCAGAATGGACCGAAAGTATAGCTTGTTTAAGTCTCATGATAAATCAAACATCTTTAAGGCTGACTATGACTTGAACAGCAGAAGAACCGCCTGCGATGAAGAAGATCATGAAAATGGATTTGGGGAGTCCCAAACCCTTGAATTGTTTCCACTTCAAAGCAGCAATAACAGAGACAGCATGACTAGTAAAGAGAAAGAGTCAACTCATGAGGAGCTAACCATGAATGCAAATTTGACATCTTACCAGTTTTTTGAGTTTCTCCCACTGAAGAACTAG
- the LOC120016208 gene encoding thaumatin-like protein, whose protein sequence is MAVRIQPLLALLLSTLLFSHISATTITLFNKCAHPVWPGIQPGAGKPLLARGGFKLLPNKAYSLNVPPLWSGRFWGRHGCSFNANGQGRCATGDCGGSLFCDGIGGAPPATLAEITLGNDQDFYDVSLVDGYNLAMSIKPFKGSGKCSYAGCVSDLNLMCPIGLQVRSRDNRRVVACKSACFAFNSPRYCCTGSFGNPQTCKPTAYSKIFKTACPKAYSYAYDDPTSIATCTRGNYLITFCPHYR, encoded by the exons ATGGCAGTAAGGATTCAGCCTCTGCTTGCTCTACTGCTGTCCACTCTCCTATTCTCCCACATTTCAG CTACCACAATCACACTGTTCAACAAGTGCGCGCATCCAGTTTGGCCAGGAATACAACCAGGCGCGGGTAAGCCCCTCTTGGCGCGTGGAGGATTCAAACTCCTCCCAAACAAAGCCTACTCCCTCAACGTCCCTCCTCTCTGGTCCGGCCGTTTCTGGGGCCGTCACGGCTGCTCCTTCAACGCCAACGGCCAGGGCCGTTGCGCCACCGGAGACTGCGGCGGATCTCTCTTCTGCGACGGAATCGGCGGAGCCCCTCCCGCCACACTGGCGGAGATCACTCTCGGAAACGATCAGGACTTCTATGACGTCTCCCTCGTCGACGGCTACAACCTGGCCATGTCGATCAAGCCGTTCAAGGGATCTGGCAAATGCAGTTACGCAGGTTGCGTGAGTGACCTGAATCTGATGTGCCCGATCGGATTACAAGTTAGGTCAAGAGACAATCGGAGGGTTGTGGCCTGTAAGAGTGCTTGCTTCGCCTTCAATTCGCCGAGGTATTGCTGTACGGGAAGCTTCGGGAACCCTCAGACTTGCAAACCGACTGCTTATTCGAAGATCTTCAAGACTGCTTGTCCCAAAGCCTACTCTTATGCTTATGATGATCCAACCAGTATCGCTACTTGCACCAGAGGGAATTACTTGATCACTTTCTGTCCTCACTATCGCTAA